The following are encoded in a window of Anopheles gambiae chromosome X, idAnoGambNW_F1_1, whole genome shotgun sequence genomic DNA:
- the LOC133393981 gene encoding uncharacterized protein LOC133393981 produces MRLWLLSSNVFLNAHALQILNMELKLSQALVSGRAADESEELQFLFFEDQELKLDEQRDKEENKQPQQNVKLCYEPGSQYCTFCMTTLMREGHVAGESCNFRFCGKYDRQICESIIKVKSEEYENKEPEKDKAK; encoded by the exons ATGCGGCTGTGGCTTCTATCATCTAACGTCTTTTTAAACGCTCACGCCCTTCAAATACTGAATATGGAGCTGAAGCTGAGTCAAG CGCTCGTGTCCGGTAGAGCGGCCGATGAGTCGGAAGAGTTGCAGTTTCTGTTTTTCGAGGACCAAGAGCTGAAACTAGACGAACAACGGGACAAAGAGGAAAACAAGCAGCCACAGCAAAATGTGAAATTGTGCTATGAACCTGGTAGTCAGTACTGTACCTTTTGCATGACCACGTTAATGCGTGAGGGTCACGTGGCGGGGGAGTCGTGCAACTTCCGGTTTTGCGGCAAATACGACAGGCAGATCTGTGAGTCAATCATCAAAGTAAAATCAGAAGAATATGAAAATAAGGAGCCAGAAAAGGATAAAGcgaaatga
- the LOC5666769 gene encoding uncharacterized protein LOC5666769, with amino-acid sequence MSQAAEGSDTGNGVPSSPIARSVAESSATPWRPMTFPDLRGFPAAQQLYGLPVPIDLSFLRSPVSSDEGASGQPWQQQQQHADLPSQNRMSQAAEGSDTGNGVPSSPIARSVAESSATPWRPMTFPDLRGFPAAQQLYGLPVPIDLSFLRSPVSSDEGASGQPWQQQQQHADLPSQNRMSQAAEGSDTGNGVPSSPIARSVAESSATPWRPMTFPDLRGFPAAQQLYGLPVPIDLSFPRSPVSSDEGASGQPWQQQQQHADLPSQNRMSQAAEGSDTGNGVPSSPIARSVAESSATPWRPMTFPDLRGFPAAQQLYGLPVPIDLSFLRSPVSSDEGASGQPWQQQQQHADLPSQVITPREDELVEADVSGAPVAPMRIKSAGLVPRASGAVAVVEPYQHETGSDDEANEQDSSELDDVMIPACPTAISAPIFLQPENEEANMTAFNGAASIANPCWPPLHEHTEQPDQQLSVDVPIIVKLIGRAGSYGSLYAIWYAQLGSHDIMERIPDCVIFAPELPPDHQGPPPILTSLLLQRRMSTGELVTVPYGPKQMPGHSIE; translated from the exons ATGAGCCAAGCAGCTGAAGGGAGTGATACCGGTAACGGTGTACCATCGTCACCGATAGCCAGAAGTGTGGCCGAGTCCAGCGCAACCCCTTGGCGTCCGATGACGTTTCCGGACTTGCGTGGGTTCCCCGCCGCACAGCAGCTGTACGGTTTGCCGGTTCCGATCGATTTGAGCTTCCTACGCTCACCTGTCAGCAGTGATGAGGGGGCATCGGGACAgccgtggcagcagcagcagcagcatgccgACTTACCGTCCCAG AACAGGATGAGCCAAGCAGCTGAAGGGAGTGATACCGGTAACGGTGTACCATCGTCACCGATAGCCAGAAGTGTGGCCGAGTCCAGCGCAACCCCTTGGCGTCCGATGACGTTTCCGGACTTGCGTGGGTTCCCCGCCGCACAGCAGCTGTACGGTTTGCCGGTTCCGATCGATTTGAGCTTCCTACGCTCACCTGTCAGCAGTGATGAGGGGGCATCGGGACAgccgtggcagcagcagcagcagcatgccgACTTACCGTCCCAG AACAGGATGAGCCAAGCAGCTGAAGGGAGTGATACCGGTAACGGTGTACCATCGTCACCGATAGCCAGAAGTGTGGCCGAGTCCAGCGCAACCCCTTGGCGTCCGATGACGTTTCCGGACTTGCGTGGGTTCCCCGCCGCACAGCAGCTGTACGGTTTGCCGGTTCCGATCGATTTGAGCTTCCCACGCTCACCTGTCAGCAGTGATGAGGGGGCATCGGGACAgccgtggcagcagcagcagcagcatgccgACTTACCGTCCCAG AACAGGATGAGCCAAGCAGCTGAAGGGAGTGATACCGGTAACGGTGTACCATCGTCACCGATAGCCAGAAGTGTGGCCGAGTCCAGCGCAACCCCTTGGCGTCCGATGACGTTTCCGGACTTGCGTGGGTTCCCCGCCGCACAGCAGCTGTACGGTTTGCCGGTTCCGATCGATTTGAGCTTCCTACGCTCACCTGTCAGCAGTGATGAGGGGGCATCGGGACAgccgtggcagcagcagcagcagcatgccgACTTACCGTCCCAG GTAATTACACCTCGGGAGGACGAGCTGGTGGAAGCCGATGTCAGTGGTGCTCCAGTGGCTCCAATGAGAATTAAATCCGCTGGGCTGGTCCCGAGAGCTAGTGGCGCCGTAGCGGTAGTGGAACCGTATCAACACGAGACCGGGTCTGATGATGAAGCAAACGAACAAGACTCGTCGGAATTGGACGACGTTATGATTCCCGCATGTCCAACTGCTATTAGCGCACCGATATTTTTGCAACCCGAAAATGAGGAAGCAAATATGACAGCATTCAATGGTGCTGCATCGATTGCTAACCCGTGCTGGCCACCGCTGCATGAGCATACGGAACAGCCCGACCAGCAACTATCCGTCGATGTTCCAATCATAGTTAAACTAATCGGTAGAGCAGGATCGTACGGTTCACTGTACGCGATTTGGTACGCTCAATTGGGAAGCCACGATATCATGGAGCGTATCCCGGATTGCGTCATATTTGCCCCAGAGCTGCCACCGGATCACCAGGGACCCCCACCGATACTTACATCGCTTTTGCTGCAACGCAGAATGTCGACTGGCGAGCTGGTGACGGTTCCGTATGGCCCGAAGCAGATGCCTGGCCATTCGATTGAATAG
- the LOC133391189 gene encoding uncharacterized protein LOC133391189: MEHPNQEPTKQMQGEFIEWKPSEPGEWQFLFFEDQELKLSLDSEEEGQEAMPYSMKQPPYLLNDVLRCACCHQCQFQCYENDLLLTCQSHPRLICWMCEKAPATPPNTLQTTAVDDFTDSDNLTDTSELIETDDNGEDSRLIEG, from the exons ATGGAGCACCCGAATCAAG AGCCTACGAAGCAAATGCAAGGCGAGTTCATCGAATGGAAGCCCTCCGAGCCGGGCGAGTGGCAGTTTTTATTCTTCGAGGACCAGGAGCTCAAACTTTCTCTGGACTCAGAAGAGGAGGGACAGGAAGCGATGCCATACAGCATGAAACAACCGCCCTATCTGTTGAACGATGTTTTGCGATGCGCTTGCTGCCACCAGTGCCAATTCCAGTGTTACGAGAACGATCTGCTGCTGACCTGCCAGTCGCATCCACGGTTGATTTGCTGGATGTGTGAAAAAGCGCCGGCCACACCGCCCAACACACTTCAAACGACGGCCGTGGACGACTTTACGGATTCAGATAACCTAACAGACACGAGCGAGCTTATCGAAACGGACGACAACGGAGAAGATTCACGGTTGATAGAagggtag